Proteins encoded by one window of Streptomyces uncialis:
- a CDS encoding transposase yields the protein MESMGKKKPRRPRRSFTPEFKAEIVGLCRRGDRSVGQVAKDFELTGTAVRDRVKQAEVDAGERNGPTSSEREELAALRRENRRLRDDVDVLKRATAFFAKETR from the coding sequence ATGGAGAGCATGGGGAAGAAGAAGCCTCGCCGCCCTCGCCGTTCGTTCACGCCGGAGTTCAAGGCCGAGATCGTCGGGCTCTGCCGACGGGGTGACCGCTCGGTCGGGCAGGTCGCCAAGGACTTCGAGCTCACCGGGACCGCGGTGCGGGACCGGGTGAAGCAGGCTGAGGTCGACGCGGGCGAGCGCAACGGGCCGACCAGCAGCGAGCGCGAGGAACTGGCCGCGTTGCGGCGGGAGAACCGCCGGCTGCGCGATGATGTCGACGTCCTCAAGCGGGCCACAGCTTTCTTCGCGAAGGAGACCCGGTGA